CGAGCCCCCGCCTGTTTCATAAGTATACTACAGCAAGACTCAGCACCCTGAAATATGGAATATTACATAAGTCTGGATATCGCGACCCAAACTATGGAATGGTCAGCCCCATCGTATCAGAATGGCCCTATTTTCAAATATCATCTCAAAagacatttttttccctttttttattgttgttgttgtttggtgcCATCTCATTTACTGCCCATTTGGAAAAGGAACATGGATGAGCCATTGACaaatagagaaaaaaaaacatcaatgcAAATTCAGTAGAATTTTGATGATATGATATGTGTAACTGAATTATATAATTTCAGATCTAATCAATCTAAATTCCTTTCCTGATCTCTATTTTCCCTACTCACActtaatctcacagactacaactaccaagctggaatcaaagcacatcgattcccctctcacaccctgcacgcacttaaaacaaaataaacaggcgtctcagtctcacgcatgtataggcaaaactgtatcagaccggtgtaacgttggtaaatcttccattgcacagaatgatttttgtagcacttgcAACAAAtaacagtcgaaagatacaattacagtgctgctatcaatttgcttggtataaccgcatttatagttttctacaaatgcaatcaatcaaattggcctccatcactcaatcaacgctaacggtaacattacctaggtccttattgatattataagattaacgtacctgcagttaaaaccaagcatgtccgataaacatcctcagatttatttcggcttcaagaagaaatgggaattacatttcatgtgaacatcgtcctatccttattagacgttctctgcggtaaactacagtccttgtaggaagcgtctattgtttttccaacccacttttaacttccaacaaaattatgtctcactgcaacgatgcgccatctagtggacaaacgactacttatcgccaatactggaaatgcagccatgatgatgatgatgaatatttggctttcttttaatcctactgaatttataattatgtatcggccgttctaataccgatagtatgtgcgtacctgtgtgtgtgtgtgcatgtgtatatgtgtgcactgccatctacaggccaatgagtgtacagtcactaaatgtacacataacctaaatttttttagaccccccccatggatgaaattctacgaaacttggcatacccccagagaatgacaggtcaatcatacacctacaatttggtgcagttctgaacatcttaactgaagataggggcgattaaagcagaatgatattgcattttcattttttatcgggggggtgcaaatcacaaatgagtgattatgggccaggttgatgtgggcccttgagaccaacataccataaaagattcttcatcctcagtgccacggttcaagtagttatttaggagaaactgctttttttgcggttcggggggcccagcacggggggggagtggcccccggggacgaaactaaattttttcgtaaaagtctagtggggctacatacccaccaaatttcatgtgcaccggtgtttctgtgtcccgggtatcgttgaccaaaaattcaggaagtagatgacgaaaaagaaaaaaaaaaaaaaaaaaaactttgacaatcattatatgaccgcttcactagcttcgctagcggcggtcataaaagaactttgacaatcattatatgaccgcttcgctagcttggctagcggcggtcataataaatagcctgtatataaataaaataacttaCCATATCCTGAAAAAATTACTTTTCATGCTTTCTTTGCCggaaactcagcaatgaaatcataggccagcttGCAGTAACATCTTTTTCGATTAatagaagggcgagcccacATCTCTCCTGTGAtgtgaggtgcgcaaatagtttttaaatcgcgtttcaacttcgaaaagcttcgttcacccgatgccactcactgatcgcaatttcaaagttctaGTATGGGGtcctatgtgtctaatttgggggcttgtgggattcgcatgttaatttttggagagtattatatctttgttctaggggttcttaagagtgaaaaaaaacatgtctcacATGTTTTACATAgtaccagctgaagtctgtaaggccttTCCGAagcctatgtaagtgtgaagaaaagaaagggtaaaggatcagctagacaaacagacaggtgtgtgtgtgtgtgtaagagagagaaagagaaagagagacactaccagcatggatggattatgaactttcaggcccctgggtccagatgtattaagggccccccactaattgttgcgggggacattttttaaatttatttgatgtgatttcctgtattctggtgcattttggggatggccaatactttatttcaatcagattcatagcctatgtgttgatatgatgtgttgatattgaggcaatgattccatgcactGGCTTGGGCCCTCTGACTCCTTGGGCCTCTGGGTTTGGGCCTGGTAAGcccatgcagtaatccatccctgactaccagtgacagttggctgttgatagctggcagtgatagaatttagaatatcgaataacttgaagcacatagtgctctgttcttcatggttggtgatattagtgaccttctaCATTTGAACAACCatattttcatagttcatggtggcacagtctagtttctgaggtgtgtctttctgttagtcaggtgatggcacacatattctaaaagatgctatgtatccagtggcagatatgtgtggactggtgaatgacccGTCTGTCAGGATCTGGCCCGGACTGTTGgagtttgtgccaccctggtggccattttgtgtattgtcctgtgtttgtttttgcctgtttCCCATGTGCCTTGTGTTACCTGCCTGTCAtttgtctttgtctccgccccatctccttatttggtctgtgcttcctgtcttgtttgttttccctccatttctgcctcctcacctgttccctgttattgtctcattggtttcgtccagtcctctgtctctctgttaattgctctgtgtatttctacccttctgtttctctgttcctgGTTGGatcgtctctctgtttgtctagtCAAAGTCCTGTATGTAAGTAAGAAATTCTTTAAATGTAAAGTTTGTGttttaaaataaattctgtGTTGTCTGTAAGTCTGCCTGGTTGTGTCTTGCACTTGGGTCCTCCTGCACAAccctgacagtacgatctgactaCAAATGGACCCAGCAGACTCGGATTTCCCAATGGAGGAGCTAAATCAAGTGGAGTACACCTTCAGCAGGCTCAACTCGGAGCTAGTGAAGTCCACTGACTTGGAGCGCCGGCATGCCATTTGTTCTTTGATGGAAAGGACTATTTCCTCAAGGCCTTGGCTACAGAAGGTTCCAGGAATGGCTACCCTGGCTGACCAGCTCTCAGGTCTGGGTAAGAGCCTTCAGTCCCTCCTTGTTCCCTCCTGTAAACCAGTTTTTGAGGCAGCTAGTCTCCCGCCTGACCCTGCCCCTCCAGCCCATTGCCAGGGGCTTAGGGTGGGTGTGCTGTGCCTTCAGCCGGCTGCTTCAGGTCCAGAACCCCAGCCTGAGGAGTTCCAGTTCCCCCCAGAACTCCTCCAGGTCCCTCGGGCTCCCTCCAGGAGGATCCGTGCCAAGCGTTGGCCAACCTGGTCATCCGACACCATGCCTCCTGTGCCCGGTCCAGAGGCGCCCTCTCCTGTGCCCGCAGCCCACTCGCCCGACGCCACGCCTGCAGCCTAGTCTTCCGACATCGGAGTTACCATCCTAGTCACCATTCCAGTCACCGTCCCTGTTACTGTCCCTGTCACCATCCCAGTCACTGTTCCTGTCACTGTCTTTGTTCCTGTCCCTTCCCCAGTCCAGTCTTGttttgcctgttccccatgtgctttgtgttacctGCAGGtcatctgtctttgtctccaccccatctccttatttggtctgtgcttcctgtcttgtttgttttccctccatttctgcctcctcacctgttccctgttattgtctcgttggtttcgtccagtcctctgtctctgttaattgctctgtgtatttctaccctcctgtttctctgttcctggtcggatcgtctctctgtttgtctagtCAAAGTTCCGTATGTAAGTAAGAAATTCTTTAAATGTAAAGTTTGtgttttaaaatgaatgttTTGTCTAAGTCTGCCTGGTTGAATCTTGCACTTGGGTCCTCCTGCACAACCCTGACACCATCACTagacatatgccaaatttcttgtttttgtccatgagggagtatggagatgggcatcacagatcagccagtgattacattgttacagtgcagttattttacaacagatcaaagcagtttggcacaggaactgctacaaatccacctgtaacagtgagcatctgcagcatgctaagattcactactagaaatcatgtgaagcaggcaggactctgtgtcttcagaaaagactcggtagaccatcttctgaacctgcagcaacacctgcaactgcatcaagtccatctagagggacacttgttcagcagcagctgctgccagcatagataagtgcttcttctgtcagaagcggacaaaagagcgtcttcatgaggtgtcctctttcaatgcaggcaaccaaccaagaactccaatattttgaagtcaatgacttaacaggtagccagtgtaaagatgctaggatgggggaagtatgtttatattttttctgtgtgagcagctgcattttgtataagctgtaagctctctAGACgggtattattacagccagcataatagcattgcaatagtctatccttgagatgacaaaacattaatttctcggcatctggtaaggatgtttgaaatgttccttaaatggtaaaattaagttttggtgatctgttttatgtgattacttagtgctaggtcctggtcaattataactcctaggtttttaacacttgtggatgaggtcagcggaagatcactatatgtagcctgtgatgtggataggatatccctcatctttttagaacctaaaaccatgacttctgttttatctgagttcaaaagcaggaaattattcgtcGTCCATGtttttatatctcttatacatgtgtcaagtttggctaacggtgttaattcatcaggttttatggagaggtatagttatgtatcatctgctaaacaacaggggcctcagtactgagccttgaggcactccacattttaccataatctgggtagatggtttattatggacctgtacaaattgttgacggttGATCTGTTTTtcgaccttttttgtgccacggctttgtctatggtgtcaaaggcagcgctgaggtccaggaaGACCAGTATcgatacaaggctaggttttttgagggagggcttaataacagatgtcttaaacgactgcagtacatgccctgatagcattgaattatttataatctagagcaaaacattatccaggaaggggagcagtcttaagaaggtgagtaggaataaggtttagtagactagttgtagattttgatgaggaaattgtggaggtgagatctaatatgcatatgtaaatgaattaaatgtttgAGGTCTCTTCTgtgattttgctatctttcagcaatggagtatgtgtatttggtgaaactgattggttattgagcttatctctaattgtttgacatacaatcataatactgacatacaatcatactgttaaaaataagaaaatgactgttttgtgaactttattcaacatagccagtgattaggcaaaatgtatggtgttaattatagtgaaatatacaaattcacaaaaatagggttaaaacaggtaaaaaaaatggagacatcatttttctccatgttcaatgacctctaaagaccgtccaaccactctccaaaaattaacatttcaatcccacagaaaccacatgGGCCCCCTGACTATTCGGGAAGTAATAGCCGTTAAGTAGGccaagggataacggccgccaagGACGAGGGCGAAAGGcaactccccgacgcgcagcggtaTAGtcaccattcataagcattgatatggaactgGTGATAGTCTAATGAAGAATAAACGTGTCATGTCATCTTTGGCCAGGTGCTAGGCATCAGACGCGAGGCCCTGGGCGACCCCCCCTTGCGACAGCCCTTAGTCCATAAAACTGTCTTTTTCTAGCTGTTCATGTGTCCCTCCATGAATCTCAAACtgtaaaaacataaaatatgtaATGAAGGTTGTATTACCATAAAACAAGCTCTATGTCTTTCACTCGCCTCTTGCTTTAGTGTTCACAGGTTCTACAGCTGCCCTTCAACCTTGTTTTTCCCATGTAAAATAACGTGACATAACGTGTATGTACACATAAGTCACAATGAGCACCATGTGAAGAAATGGCATATGTTATAAAGGACAAAGAcgacaacaaaaacacaagTGACCTCCCTCCGGATCATTTGGATATCATCCAAGATCTTTGTGGCGAGCATGTAATCTAATTTGCTTGAGTATTTTCAGGTAGGTAGATGAGGGGGTTACACTTTTATTTGACATGTGTTTCACATTTATATATTCTATAAAATCGAACTTTTGAACTTTTCAAAAGATATGTGTGGAATATGAGAGGGAAAAAATGTGATAAATGATAAAGGCAAGCTCTTTCATTATATTTTCAAACACTGCCTGACTGTTAACTGCGGTTTACCATACTGCATTATGTTGACCATGAGGAggaggaccacacacacacacacacacacacacacacagtgttatccACATTCCCTACCTTAACAGAATGCTTTGTCTGGGCTTTGGTAGGAAACCTGGGGCAGTctcttatttgttttttgtgctAGGCCAAACCTATAACTgataagaaagaaaagaaaggctgCACTTTGCATACAAAACACGTCTGTGTATGCAAAGTCGGCAACACGTCCGTGTATGCAAAGTGCGGCCTTTTTCATTGTAGGCTATTTTTACAATGTTGATGCTCTCGTCGGctcaaaaaaaaggaaatatacTGTAACATTCCTTGGTCCTATAGAGCAATGTTCTTGAGAAGCTAGAAGTGTTTGTCAAAGCCACTTTACTTCTTTCTCACATATAACTAGAGGAACAACAGAGTAGGTCGAGTGCATTCTGGACAGACAGCTAGAAGAAAGTGAAGAGGATTTTGTGTAATGTATAATGGATTATAGTGAAGCAGTGATATCTgtttattattaaaaaaaaaactcaggaAATGTATGTGTAAATTGACTACACAAGTTAATTTCTCTCAATTTCCActtgcccttgagtaaggcacctaacccctcactgctcccgagcaccgctgtagcaggcagctcactgcgtcgcgagtagtgtgtgcttcacctcactgtgtgtgtgctgtgtgtgtttcactaattcacggattgggttaaatgcagagaccaaatttccctcacgggatcaaaagagtatactgtatatacttacttatacataaGAGCAGGTCTCCCTCCATTGCCATTGTTTTCAAGATATGATTATACTGAAGAAATTCCCTCTGTCTGGTAAAGCTTTGGTTGTACAATAGGTCAACTTTTGGGTAGCGCATTGGCCACTAACAAAGTGATGAGCAGGGACTTGGGCAAATGAGCATCAAGTGCAGGtcaaacttttaaaaacaagggCTTGCACCATTACAATTTTCCAGCAGGGGGCAGCACCTACATATGCATATCAGTACACAGACAGGGGCCTGGTTTGCCGAAAGCATTGTAAGCCTAAGATGGCAATAAAGTCCCTCTTGCGAACGTCTTAacgatttgccgactgtttcctgAAACCAtagtagcttaagagcgtcgtgaaaacactcgaaGATTATGTTTGTCTAAGTGTAGGCTatcttttattaggcctatgaggtaaaggcagagaaaggaacatgtggtttagtctgtactgCGCCAAAACCTATGCCTATATGGTTatttaagcctacacatttcctcactttcttactccacctctttcttatcttcaaatgtTTTCTTAAGTGACACCCCGGAACATTATTGCACAGGCAGCACACACAGTAGGACTCTCACAAAGAACTGGCATGACCGATGTACCGAGTAAGCTATAGGTTAGTCTAATAGCCTATGTCCATATATCTTCCAACAAACATAAAaacggtgcaacaatctaattaGCCTACAATTAGTTATAATGTGTGAtatatagcctacttgggatgcttacatgcagttTTTTTCTATTTCCGTAGCCTTGATGTGAATTAGATCCGAAGTTTAGGTAGTGACGTGCTCACCTGACATCAGtcacatcaccatcaaattagaggatatttcagaactattaacgtggaaagctccccttaagagctgCAGGTGCGTTCACGCTACTGTTCGggaaaccaaacgaacgatcttAAGATGAATCATCGAAAACCCGTGAGTGTATCCATCGTTATCGGGGAACCGGGCCCAGGACGAAAACAAACAGATGTACAGCAGATGATGAGAcagatatctctctctctctctcactaatatatatatatatatatatatatatatatatatatatatatatatatatatatatatatatacacacacacacacacacatatagcctatatatctgtgtgtggggggtgggggggtaaaaCCCCTTCACTGTACCTGCATAGGTTTTCTCCATGTAATGACTGCAATACAAGTGTATATTTCTAATGCCAATAAAGTATGTTTGAATTTCAacatttatatcaatatttgttgctgttgttttttttttttatcattcattttgaatttgcgAGAAAGGGCAAAACAATTTTTGGCTATTGGCAACAACTGCTTTAactacaaagtggtgttttagGCAAATAGATCAAGTGCAATCGCACAGACAACAATTATGATCTCCACATCTTCAAGACCACTTGTCAGGGTTACGAGGATAGGACCCAACCGCAAGACtcctttattattattttttattataccTTAACCAGGGAAGAAAATCACATTGAGATAGGTATCTCATTTACAAGTCAGCCAGCGCACAGTGAACATAATAGAGACAGACAAAGTAGAGACAGacaaagtaacacacacacacacataaaacaaaatgaaaaagttAAGAACAGGTCCAGACAGTTTGGAATGTTTGGTTGAGATATGACTTAAATTCATTGACTGAAATAAATACAGTAAGTTTCAATGATCTTTGAATCTCATTCCAAGCAGTTAATGTactataaatacatttttccaAACTCATTGAGGGAACTTTTAAGAGAATTATCTCCTTGAACGCAGATCATACCCTTGACTATTGACAGTTAAAAGACTAGTAATATACAGAGTATACATATACTCCTCCAGGCAGaattacagacaaacacacttttTTGTTAACTACAAAACTTACAGAATTCTAAACATCTAGGACTTCAACACGACAAGACGGAGAGACGATCCGACAAAGGACAGAGGAACAGGGGGGGCAGAAATACACAGACTAAttaaagacagaggactggacgagaccAACAAGACAATAACGGGGAACAAGTGTGAGCAGAAACGAAGGGAAACTGACAAGACCAGAAGTGTAGACCATATAAGGGAATGGGTGGAGACAAAGACACATGACCAGACAGGTAAATACTGAGCACGACAGAAAACAATACACAGAAttgccaccagggtggcacaaagtcATCAGTCCAGGCCAGATCCTGACACACTTAGGATAAGTGCTGTGACATAGGCCCACTTCAAGATATTACACCCTTCTGTGTATTACACCCTTCCCCACCTAGACAAACTCTCACAGGTAGACTAAAGGCCATGCTTTGAGTGAGGATATATGctgtgatgtaggctacttcagaaaTACGTGAGCAGTAGCCTAGCATTTACTTGATCACCTTCTTTATCAGCATGGCATTGTTCTAAATGTTAATACGAACTCAAatgctatttttatattttaacagACGTGGTATGACTTTCGAGCAGCTAATACTCCATGTGAATTGTGTATCTATTTATCAGCAGACTCTATGTCCAGAGGCAGATGCTGTTTACTCACCCAACATTCTGCTGCGTCTAACATATTGCTGTCGTGCTGCTCAGTTAGTTTTGGTTGACGGGCATCGCAGACCCTACGGCTGGCaattataataaataaatacatacataattaTAAAATCCTCACCATGTTATACTTTTTTTCCACTATTCAGTTGTTTCAAGGGACTAGGCAGGAGTTCCTGCTGGCTTTTTCGAGTCAGTGAAATGATGAGAGTCCCTCGAGAGCGCTCAAAGATCGCTGCATTATTTAGCGCTTCTTACATGTGCTACGATGAGCTCTACGCACTCAAAAAATATGCAGCTCCATTTGCTTTCATAAAAAATTAATGGCGTTTGCGGTGGAAGAAGAAGCACTCTTGGTCCCTAAAGCGTTAGTTTGTGTGTTGGATGACAAGGCTGCATCTGGTACAATGGGTAGCAACATCTGGTACAATCGGCAATTCTCTTCGCAACAGTTATCTTTAATTGTAAGTGTCAACACCGTTGTAAATGAAAAAGACAATTCGAGCTGAAATACATGGAAATATTATACATTTTAAAAGATAAAATGTCATTAAAAGAAAACGCAACAAGCGTGTCACAATCCACAGAATAAAAACACCATAGGTTCTGGAGGCTTCTTGATACAGTATCCTATGTCATGAAGAATCATGAAGAAACAGTTATGTGTGAAAAGTCCTCATGTTAACATGGAAAAGGCCTTCACACCAGTACTGGGGCCATTTTAAAAGGTAATAATAAAA
The nucleotide sequence above comes from Alosa sapidissima isolate fAloSap1 chromosome 6, fAloSap1.pri, whole genome shotgun sequence. Encoded proteins:
- the LOC121711779 gene encoding vegetative cell wall protein gp1-like, with translation MDPADSDFPMEELNQVEYTFSRLNSELVKSTDLERRHAICSLMERTISSRPWLQKVPGMATLADQLSGLGKSLQSLLVPSCKPVFEAASLPPDPAPPAHCQGLRVGVLCLQPAASGPEPQPEEFQFPPELLQVPRAPSRRIRAKRWPTWSSDTMPPVPGPEAPSPVPAAHSPDATPAA